The genomic DNA CATTTAGCACCTGAATCGAGGAGGTAAATGAAGAAGTGACTAACCGTTTTAATAAGAAATACGTTTCACATTTGAACAAGATTATTAAAAATCTCAGAGAAACACATGAGCAGAACTACTTCTTCTAAATGTGTAATGTAATTATTACATATATTACATGGCTTatcaaaataaaactttaattgaAAAGAATGTATTTTGGAAATCGATATCTTATATTTCAGAATATTCTCACCAATAGAGACTGAATCTAAAAATCCCTGGCTCTGTATATGAGCGCATAACTTAAGCTGCAATTTCTACAATGACCAGCAGATGGAAGAGTATGTTATAGTTATGTTTAATATCAAAGTGGAAACCTTCATCACCAACACAAGTTTGATTTActtcagagaatttttttttttttttttgggatattATATGGGCTTCATAAACAGAACACAATTTTGTAACATAACCATGCTGAGGCATCCATCTAGATTACACTATATTTAACACTTCAGGTGTGCCACTAAATTCTCATCagaatcctgctggaaaatccaaacATGGTTTCTAGCTGCTCAGAGCTGGTCATTTATGATCGTTAGCTGTTCCAAGCTGGTTAAGGTAGTTGATCAGCTGGGCTAAAATCCAGTGGGAGTGAGGTCAACATTTTTAGAGCTGGTAGACCACCTTGGCCTTAGGCTAGTATGACCTGTTTTATCCAGCTGGTACCCACTATTTTATGAACTGCACTGACATTTACACAATGAGGAAAGATTACAATTAACAAATGTATCATTTCTAAAATATATACtcatttaaaaattgtacatttattGACTTCTTTGTAAGTTTTtcaatataagcttcacatttttgcttttgaacTTTCCAAAATACCTTGTTCTATAGATttccattataaatgcattactgaaaacattatttacgtttgtttttttgttgtttttttttttttttgtgaattgcgggatgagttgaaataattttctgtggtattcAAGAGAATGCCACATATACTGTCAATAAATCTGAACTTTTATTGAAGCCAGAACATTTGTTTAAAGTCCTTTTGGAAATATTTCTGTACATACAGAAACAATAATGATCCAGTAAGAACCCTGTGCCGTCGTATACTGCAATACACATGTACACTAAACACGCTTTACAGCTGTATAAACTATTTGTCACACAACATCTTAACGCCATAATTTCCACAAATATGTTTTTTGGTATGAGGAAGCGAGATTAAACGAAATCATTTTTTTGAAACTCACAATATCATTTTTTCTTGGCAGTACGGATGTTTAGGCTTGATCTCCAGCTTCTGCACATCTTTATATCGAATCTTCGGGCCTTTTCTCGTGCACCTGCACTTATAGGCTGCGAAAAGAATAAAAAGCATGGTTTAGTCTGCAAAAATCACACAGTAGATGGATGAATCTCAAGAGAACTGTCAAGAAATGTTGCGTTactcactccaaaatcaaaagaaatcacaaATTCAGAAGAATTCAGCTTATTTTCATGCCaaattcatgacaattaagcatataCATGTATTATCCCCAAAAGCTTgctgtcataaaatgtcattattagtACTTCAATgcaaaaccaacaaaaaagacatttgataaaTGTATATTTGTCATATTATAAGACATAGAAGACAATCTGTTATCTTAATGGcactaaaataagataaaaacaTATTCATTCAGCAAAACATGAATCAGGTGAATCAGGAATTTCTTAATGACGTTCACTCAGATGTTTCACTTTTCTAACTTTTAAACACCACCATCCTGTTGTTGTACATGAGCGCAAAGAATCTCAAAACTGACATGAAGATGAAGCGATACCGGGTATTGATATGGTGATTCATGAAATTGGCTTTTACTGTTTTTTACTCTCTTCCAGCATGCTGGCTATGTGGCAGGTGAGCTGCTAAAAAGACATGTGACCTACATCTAAACCCTCATCAATCTTGCCATGCTCCATTCAGCATCATCTCTAAATAGCCATTTAGGACAGAAGCCAACAAGAACTCATCCAGCAAGACAAAGAGGCACTTCTTACTACCACTGGCCAAATTTTGCCGAATAAACTAGATTATCTGGGAAGGAGATATAGATATGTTTGAAAGTTGGACCAGCATAAGACGCTGTTATTCTGCTGGAAATGGGTAAACATTTGATAAAGCAGAAGGTTTAAATGAGAAAAGAAATATGTCTGCATTCTTGCCTCCTTTGGATGAGACTGATATCTAACAAGAGTAAAATAGTTCAAAATAATAAACCTCACTACACTGGGAAATACTACATTTAATATAGGGCCTTTACTGTTGATAAATGTATATTTGTCATATAACTAAACACACAATAAACTTACCTTCTGTGTTCAGTGAATAAACGGCGATGACCAGCAAAAGTAAAGCGGCTGTACAGCGACTCATCCCCAATAGTTTGATAAGAACCTCCAGCAGCGTCAGGTCTGTTTGCAATCCTCAAATCCAATCAAACAGTAGCAGTATTGTGAGCTAAAATCTGGTAAACAGTGTCTCTACCTTTTCTTTAGCTCTCTGTGATGTCAGTAGTTCAAAAAATCGGCAGGCTGAATAAGCTCCGCTACACGTCACGCGAGCCGTTGCGCGCGCTGTTCTCGAGTTGATGAGCCGCTCTCGAGCGCTGCTGTGAGCTTCTATAAACATACGCTCAGTTGCGTCTCATTGATATGCAGAACCCGCTGACGAATTAACCGTGGCTGCGTCTCAAAAACTAGTGAGTTGCCTacgtagacagcatttttggaccACAAAGACGCTGTCGAGGTTCCGACATGGTGTCTAGGTAGACAgatagctcactaggtttttagaCAGTCTGTAGTCTATCTATCGCCAAAGAAACGTCCAGGTTAAGGACAGTTTGAGATGAAATTGAGTTAAAAAGTTTATTAAGGGGTCTGTATGTTGTCAGGGGAGATAATTACATTGGCTTTCAGAACATTTAGTAGGCGAAACTCTCCtaatttgtttacattaataAAGACtccgtttaaaggaatattccgggttcaatacaagttaagctcattcgacagcatttgtggcaaaatgttgattaccacaaaagttaatttcgactcgtttctccttttcataaaaaaaaagaagaaaaaaaaaaagaaaaatcgaggttacagtaaggcacttacaatggaagtgaatggggccaagttttggGGCGTTTAAAAAGAAgtgtgtgaagcttataattttattaaagcacttacatacatttttctgttaaaactcatgtattattttagatgtaaagttgtttaaatcatcgtttttacggTCGTAGGGTTTTAGTGTTGAcagcgttacgtcatcatggcaacaaagctgtaaaattggatataactttacatggaaaatgttagcaagcgattttatcacattaaaatcatgttaaaggagggacgagtcgaaataaatgtttttttaaaaatcaacattgtgccacaaatgctgtcgatagagcttaacttggaatgaacctggaaaattccttcaACAAaccctgttctttctttcttggatGCAGTTAAGTAATTACATCTACAAACTGGGCTATTTAACTGTGAAACCTTTAAACTAGGCTAAATCTATAAACTAGGCTATTTTAAAATAGCTTTCATGAAATTGGTAATAATGGTGTAATGCATTGCATCATTTACTTTGGATTGTCCTTTAtgtaacacaaaaaaatgtgttatgCTTCAGTTCCGCGGTAAGCTGGACCTGGAGAATAAGGTTTCAGTCAGGTGAGTGCTATTCTGGGCTTCTGGTGCTCATGTAAAGCACTTAGCCTACACACAATTTTACATTGGCGACAATTGCTAGGAGTTTACACTAATATCCACCCTTATATTATGTCATCACTggcattttatcattttttttcaaTGATCATAATAGTTACAAAACAACAGTTGCTAAGGCAGGCCTTTTATAAAACCTAATGTTGGACAGCCAGgaatcatgctaaaaaaaaaaagaggcatagGACTAATTAATTTGTAAGAAGGCATAGTCAGCTATTTATTTACCATATATTATACAAATATTGGATGATATTAGATCAGCATTAcagaactgattttttaaaatgattgtttaattAGCATATTGAAGCTTACAGAGTCAAAGTAAAAGAGTTAGCCACCAGACTTTCCATGTTTGTCAGAAAACTTAATTCAGTATGCATTCTTGGTTGATAAAAGACAAATGTAAATGACTGAACCTGTAGAAAGACCTTTGCTGACCTATATTATTTCCTTCTATAAATAATTCAATAACATTTCAATAACATTACATCTTCAGTGATGTAGCAAAatgtactgatatatatatatatatatatatatatatatatatatatatatatatattatatttatatattatttatttattttgtttcgtTGAAGTCAATATTACTCTTTAattttttattccttttcaaATTTTGTACGGATTCCTACTGTTTTCTTCACTGGCACCGTACAGTCTTTAGGTCTGCAAATGATACTCCTGAGAAGACTGTTTCTAGTTAACTTCTCATGCCTGGATGATTGGAGGGCATGAAGTGAACCATCTGAGTAGCTGTGTCTGCGGACAAGAGCCAGCTGTCATCAGCCATGCCTCAGTCCATTTCATGTCTGTTTGTGGCCGATCCAGAGGTCTAGGAGAAATGAAAAGCATGCAAATAGTATGTCAAGCTGTCCTCCATTCTATCCAGCATGTAGTAGACTTAATAGTAACGGACTATACCAATGCCCCTATTTAACCCAAATCAACTAAAATCGTCAGTTGCAGTTTATGTTATAAGTCATACCAAAAACACAGGCAGTGATCTTTAGCTCTTTATTATTTAAGCTGAGACTGTCCACTAACCACTGcacaaaatattaaaggaataagcATTGCAGAAGTGGTATGGAATTGTTATGATAAAACAAACAAGTGCACcatgttttcaataaaaatatactgaaaagttttgtttgtttgaatttGCATTGGATAAGTAAAAATCTCAtcctttttttgcaaaaatgtgtaaCCAAATGTCCCCAAGTTTGTTTCACTAAGTTAGACAACcaaaaagtgtctaaatactttttgtcttcattttgaacagtaaatgtatatatttgtaaaacctAAGAAAcgtatttatatttacatgtacatttacatttagtcatttagcagacacttttatccaaagcaacttacaaataagAACATAGcatgcaatttgtcatacaaaagtcaacaatatttgcaatattgcactgccaagttctcaaagtggctggagAAGTATGTATAGAAGCTAGCATAGAAGAAAGAGATAGACAAGGATTTAAAGAAAATTTTTATCtttcttcaaataaatgccaCGATTGATTCTTTGACATCTAATGCACTGGCATTCATACATATTTAAGCATGGCTTAGGTGTCCCTACCAATGAAACAGTTTAACTtgttatatacatatacaacataCTAATACAAACAGGTTACCTAAATAAGGAGCCAAGATGCACATAGAAGGCCTTGGTCTGAAATAAACATTCCCAGTTCTAGTGACGGCTTTAAATGAATCAAATCTGCTATTTTTTCTCTGCCCCAGGCACCTGCTGACAACAGTGCAAAGCATTCTCCATCAATCACTGCCTCACAATCCTTCAGCCCTACCACCTGCCTCTGTCTGAAAGCACCCAACTGACCCTTCACAATATATGCAGCTCATTCCAGACAAGCATATTGGAGCAATTACTCTTGGTATGTTTATAGACCTGTTAGACCAAAGGCCATTTTTGGCATACAGCCCTTCTTCcttctttttgaaaaatatatttggtTTCTACAATAATCAGGTGAGAGAATATCCTGTCATTGAAATCTGGTCAGTCTGAAAATGACCACAGCTGAGGTTGACATGGATGGAACAGTAGGCCTATCTCTGCCATCTTACAATTGTCTGGGAAAGGGAGAGCCAGAGATAATATTGTGTTATAATTATTTGACTTTATGCGATAGCGTGACTGTACATGAAAGTGTTATATTTCTGTTTCAGAACAAGCTATTTTCCCACCCACTCAGGCTCGTTTTAccttaatgttgttgttgtttcattaTCTAATGCATTCATCCCAAACCTTTAtgtttacattgcacagtgacGTAGGCTATCAGTCTATCTTGATGAGCAATATTAACTGTCGTACTTTGTCAGTATATTCAATGCACTGCTTATTATTAGCACTAATCTCTGGTATAAAATGGGATGCACCATAACACAACAAAGCATAAATCCGCAAGTCAACAAGCATCAAAGCGGCTCCCTCTTTCCTGATCGGACACGTCTGTGCAACTTGCTGCCGCAGAAGGGTGGTGTTTGTAATTACACGTAATGATTTTACAGTAATCAGGTTAGCTAATGGCCTGCGGGCTCTCGGATTCTTCATGTTTACTTGGCCTCTGAACTGCTCTGTGAGAGAACATGCTAAATAATCACTGCGTAGAATTCCAGCATacattactattacagtttgaaagcGCTAGAAGAATCAAATGAATGTCAGcctttaaaggactagttcacccaaaaatgaaaattctttcatcatttactcaccctcataccatcccagatgtgtattactttctttcttctgcagatcacaaattaagatttttagaagaatatttcagctctgtaggttcattcaatgcaagtgaatgggtgccaaaattttgatgcttcaaaaagaacataaaggcagcattaaagtaattcataagactccagtggttaaatccatatcttaagaagtgatatgataggtgtgggtgagaaacagatcaatattcactagtgggcgtatgcatgaagaatgtgaatcaccaataacacaagaagaagaatgtgaaagttaaagtggagattgagcaGGGAGACGAATTTATAGTAAgaattgaaaacaaatatttcactgtttcttacccatacctatcaaatcacttctgaagacattgatttaaccactggagtcatgtggattacttttatgctgacctatgtgatttttggagcttcaaaagtttggtacccattcacttgcactgtatggaccaaaagagctgagaaattcttctaaaatcttcatttatggtctgatgaagaaaaaagtaattcacattcgagatggcataagggtgagtaaatgatgagagaattttaatttttgagtgaactattcctttaacaacatgCAAAGTGAGGCCTTCTTAGCTTCATACACTGCATAAGACAGAAAGGAAGTGACAGAAGATCCCTAAACTTCTCTTCAAAGGCCTATATTATGACTTGCAGTGTCACAAGTAATTTAGCTTTATAACAGTTTATTTTAGAGAGCACAGTTTAAAGTTTGGATACAGAATAATGTCTCcgcatttaaaataaacaaaatgagcattagcacatacagtactgtaccaGAATCATGCAGATTGATCTGTTCTGCGTTGTACAAGCAGAGAGAGGCCAGCCAAGTTAGTGTATACCTCTGTCCATATATTTCACTCCAAGAGCCTTGTTATGGCTGGGTTTCAGTAAGTAGATAAATATGTGGTGAGAACACTAATCGCTGATAACGTTACATAACACCGGTGCTACTTTGGATCTATTCATCACCTATCTGTTGTGGATTTGACATCTTCTGGGACATTTGCATATTATTCATGGCAAGTTTGTTGTTGTGCTTATGTAAGTTTCTTCACCACAAAAGAAATCTAAAAATGGACTGGCATTTATAGCAAGTAAGGATATAGCACCTTTTAAATCAGCATTTACAAAGTGCTTTAAAGAAGACATACAGACAAAACAAGTGTGTAACAATGTTCGTATCTTCGGGGGGAAAGGGAGGAGTCAGGAGGAAGCGGAACAGTCAATGTAAGGATTtttattacttcttcagcatcaaataaaaacataaacaaaagggctcttagtggccaaatacatacacaaacaatgTCGATGAGAGTACACATTAACAGTAGCGGACACACGCAGCCAActctctctgctgtctctctcctcttACTGATGTGTCCAttggccttttcaggtctccctctgccatcactataacaagagatgacagcccaggtgacgagccttaccgctctacctctcccgcagacagacacaccgcccatgcccccatccccacaaaGTGGGATCTGCAAACAAAAGTTGATAGACCTTCTCTTggaattaacttttatttttggaGCCATTTCTGCAATACTTATAgccaactggtcccaaggtcattttaagtggatgtatgaagtcagttcccctgaaATTGACTCAGGACCTTGtcaagtaaccacaggtgtagtttatcACACTCACTGTGGacactaagtttgacaaccaaaaagtgtccaaatttgttttgtcttcattttgaacagtaggatatatatatatatatatatatatatatatatatatatatatatatatatatatatatatatatatatatatatttctttattattcataACATAACAAACCTTttaatgtgaaatgttttgcttgaagagtgtgtttgtgcttttttttttttttgtgttttaataaatgcCACATTATGTGATGTAGTTTTTAGGTGTGGCTAAAGTGCCCAATTATTTTATGGGTCCATTGTAAgtaaataaacattaataaacaagTGAGAGTACACAGAAtaagaatgaaaataaataaatagaaaactaAGTATGGATAATAGTGTTTGTGATCCTTTTAGTATCAGATTTTGTTCATAAAGCCTGCCTTTTCAAAATGTATAGTACAAAAGGAAATCCTTAGACAATATAGCCATCATTATAGCACAAGTCAATCAGGTTCCATTAATCTTGTAATGGAGTAGAGGAGGCAACAAAAGGGGACAACAAAAATCATTTGAATTAGCCTTCTGGAACGTCATAGTCCTACAGTATCATGCTGTCATCAGTCACATAGAAAACCATGTATCTGGGGATCCAGAACCTTATCTGAAGTGTGATATTTCTTGATATTGCATACAGGTCAAgtgatatttatttatacagcacATTTGAAGACCAGAAATACTGACTACAATACTGCACAGTGGTATAAGTCAAAATCATGATACTAAAATAAGATAAAACATGACATACTTCACCCCAAATAAACGATTcaacacaacaacacaacaaTTTAGACAGGCTAAAGAGACAGTCTTAAGACAGGTTTTGAATATATAATAGCAAAGTATCAAATACACAGTGGTAAACTACTCTATCATCTCTCGGAAGCAACAGAGAAACCATGATTACCTTTAAACTTTAATCAGGACTGTGAGACAGAAGCAACTTGTTTGAGGATTTAGGATGCCTGGAGGTATTAATGAAGGTCAAAGAGGATGGATAAATAAAGTGGTGTCAAATCTTTTAGAGTTCTAAAGACAAATCAACTGAAATCTATATTGAACTGATAGACAGTGAAGATAGGCCATAATCAGGGAAATATTTTCTCTTGTTAGTTCTAGTTAGCAGTAAGGCACCTTTAGCAGCTTGTTGGACTGTCTGCTGGTGAAAGTGAGATGAATGACAGATTCCCATTTACAGAGACAATTAAATTGAGATGAAAGGTTTTCATTTAGCAATAGCCCTGAGCTGGAAGAAGCTTCTTTTCccaccacatttatttatttgtcatattTTAAAGCTGAATCAGATGCAACATTTGTTGACTGTCTCAGTGATAAAGCCAAATATAATTTCAGTATTGGGtgatgaaacctgtcaagaaaatgtccttgtcCTAATTTTCTCCAAAATCAAAGGAAAAGATTAAGAAATCTTATTTtgcatataaaacaaaaatgaagcctatttttagggcaattaagatttttaaaattgtgacattattttcagacagtatatatatatatatttatatatatatatataatatatatatatatatatatatatatatatatatatatatatatatatatatatatatatatatataatattttaaattgtaaaatatttatacatcatagaaGTACTCCCTTTTAATTTAGCTGATTTCAAAATTTATTGTACAACAgctttttttaactgtaataaaaaacagtaaaaaaaaaaaaaaaaaaaaaaaaaactgttacagtaatgagaatcattattgaAAACAGTGGGAATAgtgaaagtaaaacatctggatgcaTTACGATAATGAGAATTGGGGAATAAAATGTGCTTAACCCTCATGTATTgtttcggtcatttttgaccaatttcaattttgcttctttaatgaaaatggtatcctttatctgagtggGTTACTTTTCCTCCACttatctgaacacaaaaaaaaataaaaaataaataaaaaatctggacTTGATTCGAAAAGTCACAGAAACCACAATTGTATTGTttgggtcaaaattgacctgcCATAGGAAATGGATGGGAGAGAAtacaacacacgcacacacacacacacacaacaacaacaaccgccATTCAACACTAAGTGGCGGTGACATCACCACAACGCTTGTGCCAGGCTATGTGCACCTTGAGGCCACGTAAAGTGTCGAAAGCCTGCTGGCAGAAGGTCACGGGGCAGACCCAGGTGCCACGGGTCGACTGACTGAGACGACTGGCTGATGGACCACCTGTGCCCCCTACTGTGCCAACTTGCTGTGCTTTAGCCACCCAACGCTCCGCTCATTGTGGTGAGCGTTGCTCCTCCGCCCTCCGTTGTTGTTGGAGGGCGATTGCCTCCAACTGCCCAGTAACGTCCTTCACGAGCCTCCTCCACAGAGGCCGATCTTGACACCGCTGGTACCAGTCAGCGGCAAGTCCACTCAGCTCTAGATCCTCCTGTACCACATCATTCCATCTCCTCTCTAACCCGTGCTGCGCCCGTTTAGCCCCCTCAATCCGGCCGAACAAAAGCTGTTAAGGCATGTGGTGGCTGGGCATGCAGGCTACATGGCCCAGCCAATGCAACCTTGCCTGCCGGAGGAGCTCACCGATGGGACTTTGTCCAGATCTTTCAAGGATTTGTGAGCCCCTCACACAACCCAGGATGGATCGTAGGCAGGTCAGCCTAAATGTTTTGGTGGGTCTGATGGTAAGGCCCCACATGTTAGTGGCAAGCTCCAGGTTCAGCAGCAGCACCCCCAACTCCTCCTCTGAGTGAGCAGCAATTACCAGATCGTTGGCATACATAACATGGTTGAGCAATAGGGAGCCATCCCTTGACTGCACCCGGGCATCGATCAGCTTC from Myxocyprinus asiaticus isolate MX2 ecotype Aquarium Trade chromosome 22, UBuf_Myxa_2, whole genome shotgun sequence includes the following:
- the LOC127412894 gene encoding C-X-C motif chemokine 14-like, yielding MSRCTAALLLLVIAVYSLNTEAYKCRCTRKGPKIRYKDVQKLEIKPKHPYCQEKMIFVTMENVSRFKGQEYCLHPRLQSTKNLVKWFKIWKDKHRVYEA